In one window of Rhodoglobus vestalii DNA:
- a CDS encoding ribose-5-phosphate isomerase — protein sequence MRIHIATDHAGLEFSATLQQHLTDVGHEVIDHGPAEYDSLDDYPGFCIAAARAVAADETAGIEALGVVFGGSGNGEQIAANKVTGIRAALVWNDSTAALARQHNDANVISIGARQHTVDEATRFIDLFIAEPFSGDERHVRRIAQLGEYETTGAIAAHPLEP from the coding sequence ATGCGCATCCATATCGCGACCGATCACGCCGGCCTAGAGTTCAGTGCAACCCTCCAACAGCACCTCACTGATGTCGGCCACGAAGTCATTGACCACGGCCCCGCTGAATATGATTCCCTGGATGATTACCCCGGCTTTTGCATCGCCGCAGCACGGGCTGTTGCCGCCGATGAGACCGCCGGTATCGAAGCACTCGGCGTCGTCTTCGGCGGTTCGGGCAACGGCGAGCAGATCGCCGCCAACAAGGTCACGGGCATCCGCGCCGCCCTCGTCTGGAATGACTCGACGGCAGCCCTCGCCCGCCAGCACAACGATGCCAACGTCATCTCCATTGGCGCACGCCAGCACACCGTTGACGAAGCCACCCGCTTCATTGACCTCTTTATCGCCGAGCCGTTCTCGGGAGACGAACGACACGTGCGGCGCATTGCCCAGCTGGGCGAATACGAAACAACCGGCGCAATCGCTGCGCACCCCCTCGAGCCGTAA
- a CDS encoding Fpg/Nei family DNA glycosylase: protein MPEGHSVHRIARQFALHFVGKRAAVSSPQGRFAAGAERIDGLRMLSAKAVGKQMFLEFEHDRWLRVHLGLYGAWDFSGDFTADATTASASGRMGQTNQHGTVVGEHEDSLASIGAPRRTRLRMSEQEKASEEVADFPPEPIGAVRVRLLTGDTCADLRGPTACEVLTPDEVQVALNKLGPDPLVDDVGEAEERFVATVSKKQTAIGLLLMDQSVVSGIGNVYRAEILFRARLDPHTPGKLIPEELLRELWRDWAQLLKIGVSTGQMMTREGLTADEYAAALANRADRHWVYHREGLPCRVCGTNIVMELASARKLYWCPSCQAPLASYHQGG from the coding sequence ATGCCAGAGGGGCACTCCGTACATCGCATTGCGCGACAATTTGCGTTGCACTTCGTCGGCAAACGCGCAGCGGTCTCATCACCCCAGGGCCGTTTCGCCGCGGGCGCTGAACGCATCGACGGGCTCCGGATGCTCAGCGCCAAAGCCGTGGGCAAACAAATGTTCCTCGAATTCGAGCACGACCGGTGGCTTCGCGTGCACCTCGGGCTTTACGGAGCCTGGGATTTCTCGGGGGACTTCACCGCGGATGCCACCACGGCATCCGCCTCCGGCCGGATGGGACAAACCAACCAGCACGGCACCGTCGTCGGCGAGCACGAAGATTCACTCGCGAGCATCGGTGCACCACGGCGCACCCGGTTGCGGATGTCTGAGCAAGAAAAAGCGAGCGAAGAAGTTGCTGACTTTCCGCCGGAGCCGATCGGGGCCGTGCGAGTGCGTCTACTCACGGGTGATACCTGTGCCGACCTGCGCGGCCCCACCGCGTGTGAAGTGCTCACACCGGATGAGGTTCAGGTCGCGCTCAACAAACTGGGCCCCGACCCCCTCGTCGATGACGTGGGGGAAGCCGAAGAACGCTTCGTTGCGACCGTGAGCAAAAAACAAACGGCCATCGGGCTACTGCTGATGGATCAGTCAGTCGTGAGCGGCATAGGCAATGTTTACCGTGCCGAAATCCTGTTTCGCGCGCGGCTCGACCCGCACACTCCCGGAAAGCTCATCCCAGAAGAACTGCTGCGAGAACTGTGGCGCGACTGGGCACAACTGCTCAAGATTGGTGTCTCAACCGGCCAGATGATGACCAGGGAAGGCCTCACCGCCGACGAATACGCTGCGGCGCTTGCGAATCGTGCCGATCGCCACTGGGTGTACCACCGCGAAGGCTTGCCCTGTCGCGTCTGTGGCACCAACATCGTGATGGAGTTGGCTTCGGCGCGCAAACTGTACTGGTGCCCGAGTTGCCAAGCGCCGCTAGCGTCTTATCATCAGGGAGGCTGA
- a CDS encoding FMN-binding negative transcriptional regulator encodes MRHTPTYIICDQQEVRRLIGEHPWATIVSPTSTGMVASHYPVMLEENDDRISLVTHFGRPDDTLHELGQHEVLVIIQGPHGYISSSWYPEGDNIPTWNHATAHLYGTPEILSDEENFRVLSELVDHFEHHVEHPISLSDDEAGARRTAKGTVGLRIVIDRFDARMKMSQNKKPEVRERIVGELSSNGTYASPELAAEMTRASPSETE; translated from the coding sequence ATGCGACACACACCGACCTACATAATTTGCGACCAGCAAGAAGTTCGACGTCTCATCGGCGAGCACCCGTGGGCCACGATCGTGTCTCCCACCTCAACCGGAATGGTCGCATCGCACTATCCGGTGATGCTGGAAGAAAACGACGACCGGATTAGTCTGGTGACGCACTTCGGGCGCCCCGATGACACCCTTCACGAACTGGGCCAGCATGAAGTTCTTGTCATCATCCAAGGCCCCCACGGCTATATTTCGTCGAGCTGGTACCCCGAAGGTGACAACATTCCCACCTGGAACCACGCAACAGCACACCTCTACGGCACCCCCGAAATCTTGAGCGACGAAGAAAATTTTCGTGTGCTCAGTGAACTCGTCGACCACTTCGAACATCACGTTGAGCATCCGATCAGTCTCAGCGACGATGAGGCCGGTGCTCGCCGCACGGCCAAGGGAACGGTGGGGCTCCGCATCGTGATTGACCGGTTCGATGCCCGCATGAAAATGAGTCAAAACAAGAAGCCTGAAGTTCGAGAGCGCATTGTGGGTGAGTTGAGTTCGAATGGCACGTACGCTAGCCCAGAACTGGCCGCAGAAATGACAAGGGCTTCACCGAGTGAAACTGAGTAA